The following nucleotide sequence is from Candidatus Finniella inopinata.
AAACTAAGAGCGTGGCTATTGCTGGGGATATTTTGGCTACTGTTAAGTATCCTCGTGCGCATTATGAGCCGATAGCGACAATCGCAGTAGGTTGGCTGAATGATCCAACTATTGATAAAACTAAGCGCGCAGAGCTTGCTGGGAGGATTTTGTCTAATAGTAATCTTGATCTGTATCATGCACCAGCAGCGACAATCGCAGTAGGTTGGCTGAATGATGCACGTATTAAAATCAATACGCGCGCAAAGCTTGCTCGGAATATTTTGGTTACTGATAATCTTAAGGAACATCATAAATCAGTAACGACAATCGCAGTAGGTTGGCTGAGTGATGAAAGTATTCATATCAAGACTTTCGAGGATATTGCTAGTGATATTTTGGCCAGTGAATATATTGATATAAATAGTCGTGTAGAGCTTGCTATCCGTTTTTTTAATGAATTTGACAGTGATAAAATGACCGGTTTTAGTAATAATCAAAATACACAAGATCTGGTATCCACAGTTGAGCCTTGGGTGACGAACGATAATATACCTATCCAAAAGCGTGCAAAGCTGGCTAGTGGTATTTTGAATGCAAACGGTTGGGATGAAAACGACAGTGAATATAGTACAAGTGTAGCGAAAACGGTGATCAGTTGGTTAGATAATGCAGATATTGATATAAATACTTGCGCAAATCTTGTTCTTAAAATTTTTGTTAATTATAATGGTGTTTATGAAGAAACGCAAATAGAGGTTGCAGTAGCAGCAATAAAATTGTTGAGTGATGCACGTATTGATATCAATAAGCGTGGAGATATTGCCATGTATATGTTGAGTATAGATCTTAGCGGCCCGTCCTTGGAACCCGCAGTAGACGTAATGATGAATATGTTGAGCAATACAAAGATTGAGAAAAGTCTTCGAAATACGATTGAAGCGTATATTGTAGATGGTCCTTTAAGCGGAGTTTCAAACCCCACGCTTGTAAGGATGCTAAATCATACAGCCATAAACGAATCTACACGCGCAGATATTGCTGAATCTATTGTGGATCAATATCCAGAAGAGGCTATAAATACGCTGAGTAAGCCCGATATGTGTATCAATGCACGCCGATGGCTTGCTCATTATATTTTGAAAGAGGATGCTCTTGCCGCACATCACGGAACGGTAGCATTAGCTCTTATAGGTTTGCTGAATGATGCAAGTATCGATATCAATACGCGCGCACTTCTTGCTCAGGATATTTTGAGTCAAGATGATCTTGATGAACAAGTAGCGACAATCGCAATAGGCTGGCTGAATGATGCACGTATTGATATCGATACACGCCGATGGCTTGCTTATTATATTTTGGAGGAAGATGCTCTTGCCGTACATCACGGAACGGTAGCATTAGTTCTTGTAGGTTTGCTGAATGATGCACGTATTGCTATCGAGGCTCGCACACGGTTTGCTGCCAGCATTTTAAAGAGAGATGCTCTTATTGAACATCACGAAAAGGCAGCCGCAGCTGCTAAAAATTGTCTGTCTAATTTAGGTGATGGTAGAGGTGACTATTCTATTATCAGAAATTCCGTAATTCTTGCTGAGTTGATTTTAAACAGAGATGCTCTTTCCCCATATCATGAAGCGGTAGCCAAGACCGTTAGAAACTGGGTAGGTAATGCAAATTTTCGTTTACCTGAACGTGCATCGATTGTTTCCAAGATTTTAGGCAGAAAGAACCTTGCCGCATATCACGCAGATCTATTGCCACCCATAAAATAGACCAACCATGGAGAGCTTTTAAGAAGGGGGCTTGATGGGGGCAAATATGCGCAATTGATAATTGCCGATGGAAGGAATGGTTTCAAATACAATGAAAATCTCATCTTGTTTTTCGAATTTTATAACGAAATTATGGGATGGGATCACCAATTACACATTTTGATTCAATTTCTTGAAGAGGCTGATCCGTACGAATTATCGGGTCACAATTAACTTTCCGAACTGGCAGCCCGTTGCAGGCGATCATTAAGGGCTGCCCCTAAACCTTTCAAAGGGATGGGCATGACGGCAATCCCCTTAAACAAACCTGGTTTATCCAGTTCGTTTAACATGGAGAATAAATTGGCTGCCGCTTCCTTTAAATCACCCGTTTTACTTAAATTAAGGTGGGCGGGTTGATCGTTGTGTCCAAAACCCAAGAAGGCCTCGCCGGGTTCAGCATGCAAACAATTGATGCGAAGGGGCAGTTGCGGGGCGTAATGACGTTTCATCATGCCGGGTGCCTTGATAGCGGTTGTGCCAACTTCCTGGTGGATCGCGTGTCCCAGAATTTCCTCTAACATTTCAACAGGTGTTCCGCCGGGGCGCAGTAAAACAGGCACGTCGCCGGATAAATCCAAAATGGTTGATTCAAGGCCCACTTGGCAGGGGCCGCCGTCCAGGATAAAAGGTGTGCGAGGCCCTAAACTTTGGTGGACAGCCTCTGTTGTTGTTGGGCTGATATGAAGCGACCGATTCGCACTTGGGGCCGCTAGGGGTTTTCCATAAGCCTTTAATAAATCTAAGGCCACAGGATGATGGGGAACCCGAATCGCCACTGTTTCTAACCCAGCTGTTACCAAAGAGCTAAGATTTGTTGGCTTTTTGTTCAAAACCAAGGTCAAAGGTGAGGGCTGTGTATGCCAAAAATAAGTTGCCAGTATTTCGGCAACCTTGGTGAAATAAGCCCATTGCTGGGCCTGTACATAATCTGACACATGAATAATTAATGGGTTAAACTGCGGGCGCTTTTTCAATTCATAAATCTTAGCCACTGCGTGCCCATTCAATGCATCAGCCGCCAATCCATAAACTGTTTCTGTGGGCATCACAACCAGATCACCTTGTGCTAAAAGTGTGCAGGCTTGATTGATAGAGGTTTTTTTTTTGGAGGGCATATTAACCATTTATTAATATTTAAAAATATATGTATATCAGCATTCATTTTTTTATTTGGGGAAAATAACAATGTATGATAAATTAAAAAAATTTACTTTGTTTTCGTTTGCTTTTGTCGTCAATCAAAGCCAACTTCATGCAACAGGCATGTCCGACAAAGATTTTGAAAAACCAGATCATTATCAATTAAAGCAGATTCATCAGGAAAAACTTAACTTAAACCGCCAAAAAACTGAAGTGCAAAAATTAATGGCGCAGGGGTTCCCTGAAAAAAGAGCCAAAGAAATTCATGCCCAAAATCAAGTCGCTCTGTTTTTTGAAAAACAACTTATAACGCCATTGGTGCCAGCCTGGAAAATTGTAGAACAGATTGGATCAACCTGCGAGGTAGTGTTGAATAAGGATAATAATGGGCTTTTAGATGAATTTTTTGTATCTTCCGATATTGAATGCCTTAAAGAAAAAGATGCCCCGCTTGTTTTTAATGAGACACGTTTTGTGACAGAAGGCGAAGAGATTCACCCCATTAAATTTAAAAGATTGCAGGAAAAATATTCGCATACATCATCTTACTTTTCCTTACTTTACTCCAGGAAGGCGGAAATAACCAAACCGTGTGGCAAAATGAATCTGACGGTTTCATCCTTGTCTATTTCAGGGCTTAAAACAACTTTGGAGCTATATAGTACTTTAAAACCCAGAATTGATAGATTGGATGTAGATCACATGCTGACTACTTTGAAATCTGATGGCACGTTGACTTTGTATAAAGTTGTCAAAAATGCTTAAGATCCATTTGGAAAAAATGAAAAGTGAACCATCAATTAACGATTTGTTAGGGTTTTTAATTTTAGACTTGATTCCATATTCTTTCCCTAACCAGTTGTAAATAATGAAATTTTTGAAAAGTTTTTTGTGTTTGATATATGGTTTTATTCTTAGTCAAGCTTATGTTTATGCAAGCTGTGATGCTGAGAAGGTTGTTGAGAAACAAAACACTTACTCGCTAAAAAGTCTTTCCGAGGGAAAAGTAGATTTAGACCATTTCCAGGTAGAAACAAAAAGCCTAATAGAGCAAGGATTTCCTGAGAAAAGAGCCAAAGAGATTTATGCTCATGAACAAATCAAAAAAATTTTTAGAAAAAAATTTAGATTAGTATCTGCCGGAAACTTCTTTGAAAAAATTGGGGGCGCTTGCGAGGTCGAGTTTCATAAGACTGATGCTGGTATTTTGGATGATATATTCACAAGCTCCGACTTAGAATGGATACAGAGGGGTAATTCGCCTCTTGTTTATAATGAAGTTCATTTCGTAGAAACAGAAAAAACAATTGCCCCTTTTGACCTTGAAAATTTAGAAGGCAAAGATCAATACAACTACACTTTACCTTCCCTTAACGTAAAGACCGGTAGCCTTGATGCCCAAATCCACAGACCCTGCGGTATCTTGAAGGCGTCATTATCGCCCCTTCACCTGACCGCAGCGTTGGGATTTCAAACTGCCTTAAAAACACGATTAGAGAAAATGCGGATTGGGCATACCCTTACCATTTTAAAACCCGATGGCACCTTGACGCTGTTTGATGTCATCAGAGGGGAATAACTGTTGCGAAAAGTGCATGAAAAAAGACATAATCTGCAAATTAAAATTGCAGCTACTCGTGAATCAAATTTCTCTTCATGGTGCGGAGCCGTATGCTTGTTCTTCCCTTTCCAAATTTTGACCCCGTTTTAGTACAAATGGGTCCACTTAAAATTCATTGGTATGGCCTGGCATATGCAGCAGGGATTGTGCTGGGTTGGAAATATGCGCTTTATCTGGCAAAAAGATACGTGCCGACCATCTTACCCCAATATCTTGACGGCTTCGTCACGTGGATTGTCGTTGGAATTGTCGTTGGAGGCCGCTTTGGCCACATTCTATTTTATGACCTGAGCCATTACATAAGCCACCCAGTCGAAATCTTGATGACCTGGAAGGGGGGGATGTCCTTTCATGGCGGGTTAGCGGGGGCTGTTATAGCAGCCTTCATTTATTGCCGACGCCTGAGAATCCCTTTGTTCGTCTTTGGTGATATTTTAACCTCTGCCTGCACAATTGGACTTGGGCTGGGCCGTATCACCAATTTCATCAACGCCGAATTATATGGAATAACCACCGATTTACCCTGGGGAGTGGTTTTCCCTAACGCTGGTGCCATGCCCCGCCATCCCAGTCAACTTTACGAAGCATTTGGTGAGGGGGCACTGTTGTGGATAGTCTTACATCAAGCCTGGAAAATCCCTGGGTTGCGTAGCCAGCCGGGCCGCATCACCGGGCTATTTTTTATGGGCTATGGCATCGTCAGATTTTTGGTTGAATATGTGCGTGAGCCTGAAATTATTTATGCGGTGGCTGGCTGCGCCATTACCCAAGGTCAGGTTTTGTCGCTGCCCTTGATCGCCCTGGGTGCTTGGTGGCTTCGACGGCAAGCAAAAA
It contains:
- a CDS encoding L-threonylcarbamoyladenylate synthase, whose protein sequence is MVNMPSKKKTSINQACTLLAQGDLVVMPTETVYGLAADALNGHAVAKIYELKKRPQFNPLIIHVSDYVQAQQWAYFTKVAEILATYFWHTQPSPLTLVLNKKPTNLSSLVTAGLETVAIRVPHHPVALDLLKAYGKPLAAPSANRSLHISPTTTEAVHQSLGPRTPFILDGGPCQVGLESTILDLSGDVPVLLRPGGTPVEMLEEILGHAIHQEVGTTAIKAPGMMKRHYAPQLPLRINCLHAEPGEAFLGFGHNDQPAHLNLSKTGDLKEAAANLFSMLNELDKPGLFKGIAVMPIPLKGLGAALNDRLQRAASSES
- the lgt gene encoding prolipoprotein diacylglyceryl transferase, translated to MLVLPFPNFDPVLVQMGPLKIHWYGLAYAAGIVLGWKYALYLAKRYVPTILPQYLDGFVTWIVVGIVVGGRFGHILFYDLSHYISHPVEILMTWKGGMSFHGGLAGAVIAAFIYCRRLRIPLFVFGDILTSACTIGLGLGRITNFINAELYGITTDLPWGVVFPNAGAMPRHPSQLYEAFGEGALLWIVLHQAWKIPGLRSQPGRITGLFFMGYGIVRFLVEYVREPEIIYAVAGCAITQGQVLSLPLIALGAWWLRRQAKKN